agcCACGTGTTTGAAATGCACCACGTCTCTGATAAGCTGGTTGTCCTATCCAGTGATAGCTGCTGATCACCAGACTTTTGCACATCTTCCTGCATTGCTTCATTTCTAAGGGGAATATCCTTCCTAGAATATAGAAGGCGAAGGAAAGGagggaaatatgtcaaatgggctGGCTACGTAACCCTAATAACATGCATGAAGATTATTCGCAGACAACCAGCCGCACCTATGGTAAACGAGTGTTCCTTTGCAAATGTACCATATTTTGCAGAGAGGATCTGCCCGCTGTTGTACAGCTTGTGCTTTCTTGGATCTGAGGTCCTTCATATTCCTGAAACTCGTGAAACAATGAGTTGCTTTTTTGTTTGTGGTAATACTAATGAACCGCCAAGTGTTCAATTATAGCAATCATCCATAAACGTCGACAAAGACCACTAGAGATATTTGTGGCATACTTTGTGTAATGTTCATTGGCTGCTGCCCCCATGACGAGCGCGGTGACACGGTGCTCGGAGATGAGCTTCACTAGCCCCTGTGCTACATCGTCTGATTCAACCACAAGCTTCTCAGCTTGTACCTAGAAATATTACATGTAGGTCAATTTGTCATGTTTCTGCATATTGCATATTAATTTTGCTTTGCATTCTGTGAGGTGACTGTGAAGCAAACAAAACCTTTTGCTGTGCACACAAGAGCAGGtgctgatccaggatgtcactgaTCTTTTGCAGCTCCATCTTCTTGTATGCAACCAGCTGCTGCTCTTGCACCTGGCTAGCAGGAATCCTGTTGCCCACTGCAAAACAAAGATTTGAGACATGAACATCTGCATCCATAGTTTGCTACTGTTGTAGTTTTATAATTTTCGGATATTGTTGTGTACTTCCTCAGTTGTATAAAGAGTTTTCTGCATATTTAGTATACATGGAGGCCTGCAGGAAATATAAATTGCATATTCCTTCTCAAGTTTAACATGTTGTTTTCTTTTCACCGCATGCACAACTCATGTTTGATCCTATGAAAAGTAAATTCTCATgagaaataaaaaataaataaacaaaTCTAAATGGGCCAAATATGATTTGATATTCCTAAAAAATCATATTTGAGTTGATTTTGTTGCATAAAGGCAGTACTTTCCACTAATATCGCTGCTGTATTTTTGCAGCTTTCGTGGTTGCTGGAACTATGTGGTATGgatcaacaacaaccccaattgaACTATTTGGGCCTACTGAATCAGGGACACTTTTAACGAGAAATATATCAAAGAGTTGGCAAtaattttgctgaaaatcttagtTTATCAGAAGCTTGGCCTAAAATTCTCAAAAAATTAGCCTTTTTATGATTATATTGGTAATAATCTGGGAAAAGGGGGATTATTCAGAGCAGGGTCAATGGATAATGGGGATGGAATAGCTGTTGGATGGTTAGAACATCCTCTCTTTAGTAGAGATAAAGAAGGACGTGAGCTTTTTGTACGTCATATGCCTACTTTCTTTTAGAACATTTTCGTCAAttttatttaaatttaaattaaaGCTCTAACATTTATtatttattatggatcggagggagcctCCACGCTTATTATGGGTTAAGGGAGTAATATATTTGTGTACGGAGTAACCGAGTAAGAGCAAGCAAATCCGTTTTAATCGGAAGAAAAGAATGGGAAGAAAAGAAATAAATTTTCCCACGGAACAGTAGAGGACATGGTACAGGAGACGCACTGATGGGGATGAATCTGGGCTTGGAGTAGACATGGAGCAGCACGAAGGTGGCGGCAGTGGCGTCGTCTTGGCTGGGGAACCTGTGCAGCGCCCACAGCACCATGGCCTTGGACTCCCCCGCCCCCACCGCCACGTACACCTTCTTCCCCtccccgccgccggagaaggaggaggaggacgtgtCCCGCGATTCGCCGGCGGGCGACGCAGGTGAGCCGCCGGCCGTGCCGTCCATCGCAGCTAGCTTCTCTGTCGTTCTCAATCCGCAGCTCAGCTTTGGAGTCGTCCCCCGCGACTTGCCATTTTATGCCTGCCTACTTGCACATTGATAAAAGATATCTGATCTTTCTCTGGCTCATTATGAATTTGTTTATGCATAGATTGACTGGTTAGAGTAGCTGTACACACACAGACGGCTGAATTAATTAAGCTATGTATGATGTGATGGTATCATGGTAATATATTAGCGTGGATGAATGAATTTCCCAGTAATCTCACTGTAATCGCCATGGAAGGAGCTAGCTGTGCCTTTCTCACGGTGGACGACTTTCGGAGTCAAGTGAGGCAAGATTGTCCTGGTTCCTGCTTGCATCATCGTGTCTTCTTTACAGAGAAATTGTAGAAAAGATTTTGTTGTTATCTGCAAGTTTATGATATACTCCTTACTCTGAAAGTTGAAGCTAGCGGATTGGGGCGCCAACTGGGGGGGTTATCATCAATTTTACCGGGCTGAACTGCTGGTGGGTAACAGCAGCTAAACCATTTTGCGTACAGTCTCTGCCGACATGGCAGTTCAGATAATGTACCTATCATCTCCTATATGGCTGCGTGCAGTGGAGTCATCAAGTCAGACCAGTATCTCTAGTATCTCTATCTCTAAAGATAGAACATTCATAGTTAAATTATGAAGTGATCACATTAATCTAGACCATCAGTGCTAAACCATTTAACGCCTGATTGATCTGCTTGTGATTCATTCTAAAATCTTTTTGGAGATAATAATGGTTTGCTGCAACTTCTAATTTTGCAAAAGCGAGAGGGAAAATGGGTAATACACATCACTTTTCATTCAACTTGAATAGTGCGTCCTCTTGGGGTGCGTTCGGTTCCAGAATTTGGTGGAACGGAACCGGTCCGTTCCGTGCCTAGGATGAGTTCCTGTGTTCGGTTTGGTCGGAGGAACGGAACCAAGTAGTTCCTAGGAACGGCATATTCCTCAGATATGCGGAATGCACCTGTCCGGCCAAATCGGTCGGACGACGAGGAACGGATCCAAACTAATCCTGCCAACCTTCATTAGCATGCGggaggcgacggcggcgcgcGCGCAGGCGGTGGTGGCGCTCGCATGCGGAGGCAGCGACGCTCGCGCAGGCAGGCGGCGGCGCTCGCGAGGAGGCAGCGCTCGcaagcggaggcggcggcgcgcgcaggaggcggcggcggcgcgcgcagtTTCCGATTTGATTTTGTTTTCCTCTATTAGCCAGTTTTAAGTCAAATTAGCCCGTTTTGAGACAAAAGACAAAATTTAAGTATAATTATGGCTATTCCGTTCTGCTCCGAATTCCTCCAACCGAACAGAAAACGGAACCGTTCCGTTCCTCAATTTTGTCCGAACCGAACACGGGGTCGGAACAGTCCCGTGACCTCGGAATGGAACCGTTCCGTTCCATCCCCTCCGGTTCCAGAACCGAACACATCCTTGGAGAATTATATGCCATGTCAGTTCATCCCAAACACATATGACTCGAAGCATGTACATCACCTCTCATTTGTGGGTCCAAACATTGAGAGAGTACTAACTGCTGAAGTGAGAAAATAAGTGTTCTCTAGACTGTACAAACTTAAACCCATTTGGTTCACTTCACAAGCATGACATAGTACAAATCAAATGGAAGGGGTTAAAATCATGGTTGCTGATGCATTTGCCATTCTTGAATCGCAAAACGGAGGGCATTGTTCGGTATTAACTCATGGTGAGTGAAACTGAGGTAGGTCGTGGGGGACATTTTATGGCCCCTTTGAAGCCAGTCCTTGATGGCCTCGCCTTCATATGTGAATCCGTCAGAAGCAATGTGTGGATCCCTCATGATCTCCTGAAAATATTGCATGGTTATAGCAAACTAAAGGTGAATAACACTAACCACCTACTTGAAAGTGAATAAAACCACATTATAGTGGAGTCAACGTTAACTACAGCAGTGACTGAACtgtaaggttgaaggttattagtCAGGTAAATAGAAGCTAGCTGTTAGTGTGACCTACTGCATCACATGATCCATTTAAGTGCTTCATTTCTTTGATCTGTTAACTGACCTGTGTCATTGGGCAGATGAAAAACGTTGGTGGCTGGCGTTTATCGTCTGGACAGTTCACCATAGCTTGCAGGACACTCCAGGCCTCCTTTGCAAGATCAGGCCTCTCCTTTCTCTCATACCGGCAACATCTCAGTGCTAGTCTTGCCAACGTTTCCGTGTACTCAGGTGGCCATTCCCCTGCAGAAGTATCAATTATATCTAGCAACATGTCATTGCTCAAGGCCGCCTCCACCTCATTCGGAAGGCCTAGGGGGCTCTTGCCAGTTAATAATCGCATCAGAACTACTCCAAAGGAGTAGACGTCATACTGTGCTGTGATCTCCCCTGAGGCTATATATCCTGGATCCATGTATCCCATGGTGCCTTTAATTTGATTTGTTCGGTGGTAAGGGGTGACAGTGGTGTTTGTCAGATTCAGAGGACGGGAGATCCCAAAATCTGCCAGTTTGCAAATAAAGCTAGTGTCAAGAAGGACATTGTCAGGCTTCAGATCACCATgggcaatgccttttggtttgttgGAGTGGAGGAAGATAAGTCCGGTGCAGATGTCGGCAGCAATTCTGATGCGCATCCGCCATGAGAGTGGCTCCGTTTGGTGCTTGCACTGCAGACAGTCCTCCAGGCTTCCATTTGACAAGAATTCAAAAACCAACGCTTTGGCCTCTTGGCACACTCCTATCAGAGTGACAAGGTTTGGATGCCTCATCCTACAAAGTGTTTCTACCTGCAATATATTGTCAAATATTTAGATGCCCCTTTTTATTCTTTCTCATCTGATAGTACATCTTAATCTGATGCAATGACCTTATGTTTTAAGAAATGAGGGAAATTACCTCGTCGTTGAACTCTTTCTCTCCTGTTGTGCCTTCACGGTTGAATTTCTTTATAGCCACAGTAGTATGACGGAGAAAACCCTTGTAGACGCTTCCACATCCACCTTCCCCAATCTTTTTGGAGTCACTGAAGTCGTTGGTTGCTTCTTTTATCTCTTCGTAGCTGAACTCTGTCAAGGCAACTGCACCAGTAGAGCCAAATACAGTGTTACCGCTTATCTGGCGCATCTCTTCAGCTTGTCTAACAGCATGATCTTTCTCGCGCTGAAGCTCTCCTTGCAACTGTTGGAGTTCTTCCATTACAGAATTTGTCTGTAGAAGCTTACTCTCCAGTTCTTCCCTTTGCTCATTTGCCTTTTGCAGCTCATTGCATATATGGATGTGTTCTTTTTCGAGACGAGCCTTTTCTCTTGCAAGCCTTTCCTCTAGTTCTTTTTTTTCTTTGCGGAGTGAATTCTCCCGTGCTTTGAACTGCGACAAAACAGTTTGCTTACTTGAGAGACACATGTACCGTGTAACATAAATTCCATGTATTTAGAAAAGAAAGGTTTGGGGAAATATAGTAGATTAAGCAACAATAATGGATAACTGAAGGTATGGGGCAAATAACAAATAATATACCATCATAGAAGCTTCAAACAGGTCCCTCTCGGCTTTCTGTCGGCCCTCGGATGCTTCCTTTTTTGAGCGCTCTAACTCACTGCGGACTTGGTGCAGTTGCTCAAATACCTCATGTTGTATGATAATTTCTGCCTGTAAAACATTATTTTTGCTTTGAATTGAATATGTATGACTGCATGTGTCCAATAAGTATAACAACTGAGACAAAACCAAAATACCTTGCTTGGTCAACCTAGTGGAACTGCAGTAAGCTTTCAAGTTTTGACAAAGTGGAATTTTTCCATAGTGCCAGTGGCAAACATTAGAGATGCTACTTGTTGAGGGTGATTACAGCCATGAGCGCAATCAATTGTCAACCGCTTTCCTCTAGATTTGTGCTAGGACTTAGGAGGAATCCTAGTTCTACCATTACGTTCGTATGTATGTAGTTTTCCTTTATTGCtcagttgttgctcatggaataCATGAAAGTAAACCCCTTATTATAATCAGAAGCAAATGTCACATTTCAGATGTTACTAGTTTATAATGGATATTCATTTTTAACAGCACAGTACTTGATTTCCTAATAATAGATTTTGTTTATTTATATATTGGTAGAATAGTTCTCATGGCCCTGGACCCATAGGGTACACACAGCTATAAAATTATTATAATTGAAACGAAAAGGTGTGGCTGCTTGGACAACTCTGCTCAGTCCAATATGGCTTACCATAGAGTGTTGATGTTCTTTAGAGCTCGCAACTGAAACTGGCACCGGTGAATCATCCATACTGTCCAAATCCTTTAGACCTGATGAGGATCCTGCACTGCTTTTCTGGCTGGAATTTGGAGAGAAACCAATTGCTGTCATATCAATCGACTGCCGCCTTGCAGCTGGCATGTTTTCCACACTGTCTGCTATCGTTCCAGACAAGGGATAACTAACTGAATTGGACCGTCGTTGAAGGGGTTGGTGACCTGTAGAGCTTAAGAAATCTGGATTCCCTGGTGGCAGTGATAGGGATCTTGGAGGGAACTCAGGTTGATCCGAGACAGAGCTCGCGCAGCTGCTTCGGGGTGACTCTACTTTTGCAGAAAGATGAGTGGCCTCCCTAGAAACATGATGAACCATGTCACCATAGTTTTGTCAGGCTGGAAATAATTTTGACTAGGGTTGAAACATGAAAACTCTATTATGTAGCGTTTGTGTTAAGTTGAATTGAGGGCTGCACGACATTCATACCTAGAGCAAGCAAGAGCCTCTTTGCAAATATAGAAGATCTGGCAATATGGTTTGGCCTGTAGATGTACACTGGATGCAACTTTTGATTTTGGTACTTTCCTCTTCCTGTTCATGAATGATCCACAATCAACATAAATAAATTGTATTAATTGGAGTGTTTGACTTCTACTTTAGACTTTAGACAGAGAAGTAGGCCATAGTTTGTTATTAGGAGTGTAGTGTCAGCTTATGATTGCCATTTGCTAGTTAAATGATACATAAGAAAAGACAAATTTTAGATTGTGTGACATGACAAAGGGCAGCGTTTTAAGAGAGGTATTGACTAATTGGTCTGTGGAGTTTCTTATCTCCACTTGTTAGACATTCACAAGAAATCAGAAATTTCCATTTACAAGAGTCGATCATCTAATTATATAACTCATGTGGTGATTTTCTATACAGAAACAGTGTATCTGGGAATAATTGGGATTTTTATTTTTGTTAATGAAACAATCCTATAAAGCTGGAATGTTGCATTTGGACATACATTGAGATGGAAGATGTTCCCATAACAAGCTTTGCAATGTGATTCTGGTCAATGAGCGCAATAATGCCAGTTGCAGGACTGTTCTTCTCGATTACCAGTGTTTCAGCTTGCATCTGTATTTGTTTATGACTTGAAATCGTAAGTGAATATGATTTCACGATTCAATCCAGCCTTCTTCAGTTAGTTAACTGACCTTCAGAGAAACTCTGCAGAAACTGATGTATTGGTTTAAAAGTGTGTTCATATCGTCCTTCTCAATCTTTCTATATGCTTTCAGCTCCTTTTCTTCGAGCTGGCTTGCAGAAACCTTGCATAATCCTGCACATATGGCAAGGCTACAGTTGAATCAGAACAGATTACTAAACAAATATTTCCAGTTCCTACTGAAAATAAAGGAGTGTCTACAAAATAAACCAACTGGTTGATTGTTGCGCCTGTTCTTTTCCTATTTTTAATGCTGTTGTAGCTCTGCCTGCGCTCAGTGGATGTTATCTTTCATGCTGGTGACCCATTTTTGAGGTTTTTCATCTTAGCACCTTACATGCAAAACAAAGCATACCCCGTAAACTCTGTTTTCCGTTTTTGGTTTCTTAAAGTGGTGTAGTGAAAAGTTACCCAtcatctaaaataaataaaataatggAGTGCTTTCTGAACTGTCTGACATCAACATCAATTACTGCATAAAATAAAAGCAACAGGGGGCTACTTTTGCTTTCTGCTAACTTCATTTGTATCATCTCTGCAGATTCTCTCGTGACACAGGTGATGGCGAAGAAGATGGAGACGGGCATCAAATCCAGCAAGAACAAGGTTTGTTTCTTTTCCCACAAATAGGCAAGTTACTTCTAAAACGGTTGAAATGCTAACAGGAATAAGAAGAAATTCTTTCTTCTCCATGAGTTGATGCAGATGAGGTATAAAGTAAAACTGAAGCAAAGCTGGTTGATTTTACCGGTCATGATTCTCTCGGCAGGCTGGTGGACGTGCAGCAGGACAAGCTTGAGATCACCGGCCAGGAGATTCCGAGCTGCCCAGAAGAGGTTGGATCTGCCGTCCTTGACGTCCTTCCCTACGGCCACATACACCTCACCTCTGCCGCTGTCGTCAGCCTCATCCTCCAAGATTGTGGCCTCCTCGTCGATCTCTCTGAGGCTGGCGCTTCTGTTACTACCACTGGTACTGGACGACAACCGCCCGCTCCCTCCACGCGTGAACATACTCTCCACCTCGGGCCGAGGGGACCTAGGGGAGAAGGTCGGCAATGGCGACGATGATGGTGAAGGGAGAGAAGCGTGGGCTCTGCTGACCACAGCCATGAGGAAGCGACAATGGTTAGCTACCACAGGAGAGGAATGGGCAAACTATCTCTTTTCCGAGAGTAGCAAGCAATCTCTTGAGTGTAGAGAAAGAGAAAAGTAAAGTAAAAAAAGTGTAATACTCTTAGACTGGGAGTTTGTTGGTGTTGGTGGCCAAGGCGACAAGGCGGACAGAAGCAAGGAGGAACCAACAAATGGCTGCTTTCTCTTGCTCTCTCAGCTAAGGGTCAATTTGGTTGTGATGCAGAAACAAACAATAAGTTGAAGCCTCCAATCGAGGTATGTTAACATCCTTTGTAGATATTATCCAGAATTTTTGATGAAAAATACACCATTCCTTCAGTGCGAGTCAGGAAATGGCAGCTTCTGAGAAGCTTCCTGGTCCACTAGCTGTTTAGCTCTGGGCCATCTCTTTCAGTCAACACAGAGCTATTAATGCTAAGAAATGCATGGCTTGTTCTTGCACAGCTGGCTAACTGGAGACTTGGAATATACCAGTATCTTTGCTGCTTGTCATGGTCAAATGTACTAGCCCCTTGTCCTTGAAATGATCCCGGTGATCTCTGAAGACTTGCTGGGGGAGATGGGGTCAACGTCTCTGATCGAACAGCTGTAACCTTAACTACTGCTAATCAGAAATGCAATGGGGTGACTTTGGACCATGACTAGCTAGTAATTGTATGGTGCTTGATTACATAATATTTCTTCAGATGGTGGACGGAATGGAATCAGAAGCATATCCGGTGAGGTATGCTTCTCTGTTTAGTTAATTAATTGGTTTGTGTTGTCAGCATAGGCTAGGGCACACTGGAACTGAAGCATCCTGTTTTAAATTTGTACCGCTTAGCGTATTGCTTTCTTTGTTTAGTTGCATGTGGATATCCGATCGAGGTCGATGTTTCTTTGAGTATATAATCGATGTATGTCCGATTATGTGTTGTTATGCCTTGTCCCTCATCGTCACTAATTAACCGGTGAAAATGTTGCAGGGGCTTTGTATATCTGCGAGGGATTCATTTCTTTTGAAGGTGCCCGAGTCAAGGCTCTCATTGCTGTACATACTGAGATCAATCTCATCAGGAAGGAAGAACTTATTCAGGCTGGTTGGAAGCAGAGTCTGAGCAATTATGCAGTTCAGAGGAAACTAGTTCATGAATGATAGCAAGGAGGGACCAAAACTGTCGGGTATGCCTGCACTGCTTGTACACTTGAGAGGTGCATTTTGTACTTGTTTCTTTTCTCATGAAACGAAATATTATAGAATAATACTTTcgtaattaagatacaagaatgcATGTGTTCACTCCTCTTATACAATTTCAAAGTTCTAAATTTGTGGTATATTCATTCATATTTAACTGTATTTTGCCGCACTGTTATATTCACGTACTTGCATGTTTACACAATTATACAGGAGATGTATGTTTTCAGACACATGGAGGCATCAACGGTAAGTCGATCAACAAGCTAGGAAGTAAGATACTCAAGCCGTTGGGTAGCAAGGTTTCTTGCCAGCCACACATGCCTCTCCATCCTGATATACCCATCCTCACCCCATGAAGTGCCCCGCGAGTTTTTAATCACCCAGAACTTGGTCCTATACTGCTACTCCGTGATCGAGGTCCGTGCCACAGTCACCTGATAGCACACCACCCTCCTAGAACCTGAAGACGTCATCCCCTCCGTCGAGTGCCATAGACACAGGCTGTGCCACCACTGCCTTCTGCACTGAAGACACAGTCGCTGGCTGGCATGTCCTCGTGCCCCTTGATGGACGCGGCGGAACTGGACGCCCTGCTGGAGTTGCAGGTTCCGTTGGTACCGGTGTAGgggttgatgaggtctaagaccccgtgtgtggcccgatctcgcggattgacttcgaaaccaaggggaagatggaagaacgcgaggaaaacgaagaacacgacgaacacgaggaactccgagactcacgcacgcacaccaatccgatacacccgatgcttacctccgtggctcgatggaccacgccaatagaatcacccggaagaggcacgtggcagaattcccggtgagagattggagttggagaggaagagcttggtgagggagagagagtaacttgtactagaatctcactcaacaagttcaaagtcaacaactaagatgccttgattacagagggatgatacccaagggagactaagctcaaaggtaggtttgagttcaaaacaagtctaaagaggtaaggggcgtctggggtgcttatatagtcttacaaggcgtcacgggccgaaaaggtacaagtgaaacaagttcgggccgatttggcgacttaagtcgtgcaggccggtcaggaggccggtcagaccgggcctgggaccgggcaggccggtccagaccgggcctgggaccgggcggcaccggacgaggttccggggCCCTGGATAgcgccggatggcacaagcgggaaATCCGGTTTGGGACCGGGTGACCGGtcgaggccggtcggaccgggttacGGGACcggggcccggtcaggaggccggtcagaccgggttctggaccggccggccaacttctcttcgttgtgctcttcgggcgacttccggtctagctccatgtccatcttcgcgtccagccgctcctctcctccctttgaccatggtgtgtcctccactccgtgatcttgatgctccttgtacctaatgacacatagcacgtcggcatgaggtagtaatccatccaaaggggtaccgagatcaagggtggtaaggagcgagttcacctcatcatgaagagctttaactcgggctctcgtcattggtccacttgggggacttgttggtcttggtgtgggagtgaccgaaggccaccccgcatcatctccccccccttgggaaagagtcgtcctcgactcttgttcctcctcatcttcatgatatggcgataagtccgcaacgttgaatgtgttggtcaccaagtacttggaggtggggatgtcgatgacgtaagcgttgttgttgatgcgtttgaggaccttgaaggggccatctcctcttggcttgagcttcgagttgcgttcatgagggaatctttccttccggaggtggatccaaacgaggtcgccttcttgaaatatgcgttccttcttcttggcgttgaggcgggtagcttgacgacgcacatgttcttgaatggtagctcttgtttcttcatgaagtttcttcacggcggcggtgcgcttgtcgaaatccatgttgatccgctcatgaagggggagcgggagtatgtcgagtgccgtgagcggctcaaacccgtagacgaccatgaagggactccttgatgtagtcgagtgcttggcgcggttgtaggcgaactccgcgtgtggaagacattcttcccatgacttcaagttcttcttcacgagaatgcgtaggagggtggagaggcttcgattgaccacttccgtttggccgtccgtttgcgggtgcgatgatgatgagaacaagagcttcactccaaacttcgccatgagcgacttccaaagataactcatgaacttgacgtctcgatccgacacaatgctttgcggtactccatgtaggcggacaatttccctgaaaaacaatgaaccaatgtgtgaagcatcgtcgctcttatggcaaggtatgaaatgagccatcttagagaatctatccactaccacgaatatagaatcatgaccatgcttagtgcgaggcaatcctagaacaaaatccatgctaatatcggtccatggtgcatgtggaataggcaaaggagtgtaaaggccataagggttggaggtagacttagcttgtaagcatgtggtgcaccggcggcaaaggcgttcaacgtcgcggtacattcttggccaatagtagtgggttgagagcatggcatatgtcttctctcgaccaaagtgtcccataagaccacctccatgtgactcttgcaaaagcaattttcgaagcgaagactcgggaatgcaaatcttgttagctttgaacgagtagccatcatgcaaatagaaatcatccactcctcgctcaacggagcacttctcaaaaattggagcaaagaaagaatcggaaggatagagttctttgatctcttcaagtcccaaaacatgaaaatccaaacgagttagcaaaagggtgtttttgcgggaaagagcatccgccacaacattgtccttgcccttcttgtatttgatcacatatgggaaggactcaatgaactcgacccattttgcatgtcgtttgttcaagttgtgttggcttttcaaatatttcaaggactcatggtcggaatgaatgataaactcttttggccaaagatagtgttgccaaacttcaagaacacgaaccaaagcgtagagctccttgtcatatataggatagttgaggcgtgcgccatccaacttctcactatagtatgccacgggtttgccctcttgcataagaacaccaccaataccaagcccacttgcatcacactcaatctcaaaagtttttgcaaaatttggaagaacaagaaggggagcttcggtaaggcgtttcttcaactc
This region of Lolium perenne isolate Kyuss_39 chromosome 2, Kyuss_2.0, whole genome shotgun sequence genomic DNA includes:
- the LOC127331118 gene encoding U-box domain-containing protein 33; the encoded protein is MAVVSRAHASLPSPSSSPLPTFSPRSPRPEVESMFTRGGSGRLSSSTSGSNRSASLREIDEEATILEDEADDSGRGEVYVAVGKDVKDGRSNLFWAARNLLAGDLKLVLLHVHQPAERIMTGLCKVSASQLEEKELKAYRKIEKDDMNTLLNQYISFCRVSLKMQAETLVIEKNSPATGIIALIDQNHIAKLVMGTSSISMKRKVPKSKVASSVHLQAKPYCQIFYICKEALACSREATHLSAKVESPRSSCASSVSDQPEFPPRSLSLPPGNPDFLSSTGHQPLQRRSNSVSYPLSGTIADSVENMPAARRQSIDMTAIGFSPNSSQKSSAGSSSGLKDLDSMDDSPVPVSVASSKEHQHSMAEIIIQHEVFEQLHQVRSELERSKKEASEGRQKAERDLFEASMMFKARENSLRKEKKELEERLAREKARLEKEHIHICNELQKANEQREELESKLLQTNSVMEELQQLQGELQREKDHAVRQAEEMRQISGNTVFGSTGAVALTEFSYEEIKEATNDFSDSKKIGEGGCGSVYKGFLRHTTVAIKKFNREGTTGEKEFNDEVETLCRMRHPNLVTLIGVCQEAKALVFEFLSNGSLEDCLQCKHQTEPLSWRMRIRIAADICTGLIFLHSNKPKGIAHGDLKPDNVLLDTSFICKLADFGISRPLNLTNTTVTPYHRTNQIKGTMGYMDPGYIASGEITAQYDVYSFGVVLMRLLTGKSPLGLPNEVEAALSNDMLLDIIDTSAGEWPPEYTETLARLALRCCRYERKERPDLAKEAWSVLQAMVNCPDDKRQPPTFFICPMTQEIMRDPHIASDGFTYEGEAIKDWLQRGHKMSPTTYLSFTHHELIPNNALRFAIQEWQMHQQP